One genomic window of Sulfurovum lithotrophicum includes the following:
- a CDS encoding LemA family protein, which translates to MSFGNILLLIIVGIGAYLVAIYNKFVSLRAGIDAAWSDIDIQLKRRYDLIPALVDTVKGYKEYEADTLEKVIKARQVGLTAASVDEKAAAANMLSGALGKLFALAEAYPDLKANENFLHLQGELSRLEESIQNARRYYNAIVRDYNAKLESFPDLFVAQKFNFKPREYFQLDESEAEAVKKMPKIDL; encoded by the coding sequence ATGAGTTTTGGAAATATACTGCTGCTTATCATCGTGGGTATCGGGGCTTACCTGGTTGCGATATACAACAAGTTCGTTTCACTGAGAGCGGGTATCGATGCCGCATGGTCCGATATCGATATACAGCTTAAACGACGTTACGACCTCATACCGGCACTGGTTGATACGGTCAAAGGGTACAAAGAATACGAGGCAGATACACTTGAGAAAGTCATCAAGGCACGCCAGGTTGGCCTTACAGCTGCATCTGTAGATGAAAAAGCTGCTGCGGCCAATATGCTTTCAGGTGCTTTGGGCAAACTCTTCGCACTGGCAGAAGCCTATCCTGACCTGAAAGCCAACGAGAACTTTCTACATCTTCAGGGTGAACTGAGCCGTCTGGAAGAGAGCATTCAAAATGCAAGACGTTACTACAATGCTATCGTCAGAGACTACAATGCGAAACTGGAATCCTTCCCTGACCTCTTTGTCGCACAGAAGTTCAACTTCAAACCCCGTGAGTACTTCCAGCTGGACGAGAGCGAAGCCGAAGCGGTAAAAAAAATGCCGAAGATCGACCTTTAA
- a CDS encoding 5'-nucleotidase, translating into MAYDLQDKLVIAISSRALFDLEEENAIFDREGLESYYRHQLEHLDAPLAKGSAFRFVQNLLAINKKFDNKLIEVIILSRNNAATGLRIGRSIEHYALDIERTGWTAGTPVARYLNAFKVDLFLSVYTPDVEEAVSSGVAAATILPHTPVSSQESDIVKIAFDGDAVIFGDESERIYQEKGLEAFIKYERRNAKNPLSKGPFFKFLKTISEIQDKFPMEASPIRTALVTARNFSTHERVLGTLEGWGVRVDEAFFQGGVQKFEVVKAFGADIFFDDQDTHLEHTAKETPSAKVPYKH; encoded by the coding sequence ATGGCCTACGATCTTCAGGATAAACTCGTCATTGCAATCTCCTCCCGTGCACTGTTCGACCTGGAGGAGGAGAATGCCATTTTCGACAGGGAAGGACTGGAGAGCTATTACAGGCATCAGCTCGAACATCTTGATGCTCCTCTGGCTAAAGGATCAGCTTTCAGGTTTGTGCAGAACCTGCTTGCCATCAACAAAAAGTTCGATAACAAACTCATTGAAGTGATTATCCTCTCACGAAACAATGCAGCCACAGGCCTTCGTATAGGCCGATCCATAGAACACTACGCTCTGGATATCGAACGTACTGGCTGGACGGCCGGTACGCCTGTTGCGCGTTATCTCAATGCTTTTAAAGTCGATCTCTTTCTGTCTGTCTATACACCGGATGTGGAAGAGGCAGTCAGTTCTGGTGTGGCTGCGGCCACCATACTGCCGCATACACCTGTTTCTTCCCAGGAGAGTGATATCGTCAAGATCGCCTTCGATGGCGATGCGGTCATTTTTGGGGATGAGAGTGAACGCATCTATCAGGAAAAGGGGCTGGAAGCTTTCATCAAATATGAACGCCGTAATGCCAAAAACCCGCTCAGTAAAGGACCATTCTTCAAGTTCCTTAAAACTATTTCAGAAATACAGGACAAGTTCCCTATGGAGGCTTCACCTATACGTACGGCACTGGTCACGGCACGAAACTTCTCCACGCATGAACGGGTACTGGGTACACTTGAAGGCTGGGGTGTTCGTGTGGATGAAGCTTTTTTTCAGGGTGGCGTTCAGAAATTTGAGGTTGTAAAAGCCTTTGGCGCAGATATTTTCTTCGATGACCAGGATACACATTTGGAGCATACTGCCAAAGAGACACCTTCTGCCAAAGTCCCATACAAGCATTGA
- a CDS encoding transglycosylase SLT domain-containing protein, with protein sequence MYTIKHKQNKPFLSKLSSKLFSNRLLVILMTLFIATTSSNAYSKLAKTAGMKPSTLKKIVKKVVQVESTTGSYTARNKKSGAYGRYQIMPKTARAYAKKLHIPYTKWKQPRNQDRIFEAIMADNIRSLKHNGLKVNAFSIYGTHQQGAGGFNAIMKRKKLSKKLERNLRHNLPKRLSRVHRSKLRVVWVNYWKKKFA encoded by the coding sequence ATGTACACTATTAAACACAAACAGAACAAACCCTTTCTTTCAAAATTATCAAGCAAATTATTCAGCAACAGACTCTTGGTCATTCTCATGACACTCTTCATTGCGACTACATCGTCCAATGCCTACTCTAAATTGGCAAAAACAGCTGGCATGAAACCGTCCACCTTGAAGAAGATCGTCAAAAAAGTGGTACAAGTGGAAAGCACTACAGGCAGCTACACTGCAAGAAATAAAAAAAGCGGGGCTTACGGACGCTATCAGATCATGCCAAAGACGGCCAGAGCTTATGCTAAAAAACTGCATATTCCTTACACTAAATGGAAACAGCCCAGAAACCAGGACAGGATATTTGAAGCGATCATGGCAGACAATATCCGCAGTTTGAAGCATAACGGGCTGAAAGTGAATGCTTTTTCCATTTATGGTACGCATCAGCAGGGCGCAGGCGGTTTCAATGCGATTATGAAAAGAAAAAAACTCAGCAAGAAGCTTGAAAGGAACCTCAGACACAATCTGCCAAAAAGATTGAGCAGGGTCCATAGAAGCAAGCTGAGAGTAGTATGGGTGAACTACTGGAAGAAAAAATTCGCCTAA
- the tgt gene encoding tRNA guanosine(34) transglycosylase Tgt: MHFQIDKTDGKARACTIQTAHSTIQTPVFMPVGTVGAVKALDATDLATFIKPEIILGNTYHLYIRPGDEVIKTMGKLHGFTKYPKSFLTDSGGFQAFSLSDNVKIDEGGITFRSHLDGSKHYFTPKKVIDIQNNLGSDIMMILDDLVALPATQERIKASIERTTRWAEESIAYHRENQEKGIGVEQNIFAIIQGGTDKAFREKSARELCRLDYDGFAIGGLSVGEANQDMYDTVEWTTQFMPETKPRYLMGVGTPEDLVENVSRGVDMFDCVMPTRNARNGTLFTSFGKVNIKKAEYTTDAAPIDPECGCMVCQTYSRAYLRHLFRSREITYFRLATIHNLYYYLNLMKEMREAILEERFDDFKKTFYKKRER; the protein is encoded by the coding sequence ATGCATTTTCAGATAGATAAAACCGACGGCAAAGCCAGAGCCTGTACCATTCAAACCGCTCACTCAACCATACAAACCCCCGTTTTTATGCCGGTAGGTACCGTTGGGGCCGTCAAAGCACTCGATGCAACGGATCTTGCCACATTCATCAAACCCGAGATCATCCTGGGCAATACCTATCATCTCTACATACGTCCGGGCGACGAAGTCATCAAAACCATGGGCAAGCTCCACGGTTTCACCAAATATCCCAAAAGTTTTCTGACCGATTCGGGAGGATTTCAGGCATTTTCACTCTCGGACAATGTCAAGATCGATGAAGGCGGGATCACTTTTCGAAGCCATCTTGACGGATCCAAGCACTACTTCACCCCAAAAAAGGTCATAGACATACAGAACAATCTCGGTTCTGACATCATGATGATCCTCGATGACCTTGTAGCCCTGCCCGCAACGCAGGAGCGTATCAAAGCCAGTATTGAGCGGACCACCCGCTGGGCGGAAGAGTCCATTGCCTACCACAGGGAGAACCAGGAAAAAGGCATCGGTGTCGAGCAGAATATTTTCGCGATCATTCAGGGAGGTACGGACAAAGCGTTCCGGGAGAAGTCCGCCAGAGAACTCTGCAGGCTTGACTATGACGGTTTTGCCATCGGTGGATTGAGTGTGGGTGAAGCAAACCAGGATATGTACGATACTGTGGAGTGGACCACCCAGTTTATGCCTGAAACAAAGCCACGCTACCTGATGGGTGTGGGAACACCCGAGGACCTTGTGGAGAATGTATCCAGAGGTGTTGATATGTTCGACTGTGTCATGCCCACCAGAAATGCAAGAAACGGCACGCTTTTTACCTCTTTTGGAAAAGTGAACATTAAAAAGGCAGAATATACGACTGATGCAGCTCCCATTGACCCGGAGTGTGGCTGCATGGTCTGCCAGACCTACTCACGCGCCTACCTGAGGCACCTGTTCCGTTCCAGAGAGATCACCTATTTCAGGCTGGCGACCATTCATAACCTGTATTATTATCTGAATTTGATGAAAGAGATGAGGGAAGCGATTCTTGAAGAACGTTTTGATGATTTCAAAAAAACATTCTACAAGAAAAGAGAGCGTTAA
- a CDS encoding COG3400 family protein produces MKNILILADGSIAKHFLEWVDKKRVAENHYYVTYYHEEVLPEKLGKNITLIEADPTSFSKLDKIMMEVSYTLIFIVMQDIDDAKYALNNIQLLDDKARIVLVNQWDNETVGEGLENVTLLHADDLVASHLYDHLPNVPVVAQNVGLGQGEIMEVHVPFGSTYAFRHVGSILQRKWKIAAIYRNDKQILPNNATMIRPNDTLLILGKPIVLNGVYKTINKRIGLFPEPFGRDLFLILDLRFDHDNALIYLKESIYLLEKLEDKKLYVRILYPNDFKLVEELKAYETEHIIIATCYDDKDIKMLIEYDIQQYDIGLVLNSIERFESEDLKETLYELRKIVYLFGDDLLYNIKEAIVLMENEQEKMESISSTAFDISESLDLKLSLCDFDPEGDFDSKKIIIEHYETLTHIFGMDIHIEQKIANPIRELDRMIDVMQIVAFEKELNTYHFMRLISTRVRDFLLTTRKHPKLLVPFALSEGQ; encoded by the coding sequence ATGAAGAATATCCTTATACTTGCCGACGGAAGTATTGCCAAACATTTCCTGGAGTGGGTCGACAAGAAGAGGGTGGCAGAGAACCACTATTATGTCACCTATTATCACGAGGAAGTTCTTCCTGAAAAACTGGGAAAGAATATTACCCTGATCGAGGCAGATCCCACCAGCTTCTCCAAACTTGACAAGATCATGATGGAGGTGAGTTACACGCTTATTTTCATTGTCATGCAGGATATCGACGATGCGAAATATGCCCTGAACAATATACAGCTTCTTGACGATAAAGCCAGAATAGTACTGGTGAACCAGTGGGATAATGAAACTGTAGGAGAAGGACTGGAAAATGTGACACTTCTGCATGCCGATGATCTGGTAGCATCGCATCTGTATGACCATCTTCCCAATGTACCTGTCGTTGCACAGAATGTCGGTCTGGGGCAGGGAGAGATCATGGAAGTGCATGTACCTTTTGGCAGTACCTATGCTTTCAGGCATGTCGGCTCCATTCTGCAGAGAAAATGGAAGATCGCCGCGATCTACCGTAATGACAAACAGATCCTTCCGAACAATGCTACGATGATCCGTCCCAACGATACGCTCTTGATACTGGGGAAACCCATCGTGCTCAACGGTGTCTACAAAACCATCAACAAGCGTATCGGCCTTTTCCCGGAACCGTTTGGACGGGACCTCTTCCTGATACTGGATCTCCGCTTCGATCATGACAATGCCCTGATCTATCTTAAAGAAAGTATCTACCTTCTGGAGAAACTCGAAGATAAAAAACTCTATGTACGCATCCTTTACCCCAATGACTTCAAGCTTGTAGAAGAGCTTAAGGCTTACGAGACAGAACACATTATCATTGCTACCTGCTATGATGACAAAGATATCAAAATGCTCATTGAATACGATATACAGCAGTACGATATTGGACTGGTACTCAACAGTATAGAACGTTTTGAATCTGAAGACCTAAAAGAGACACTGTATGAACTTAGAAAAATAGTTTACCTCTTTGGTGACGATCTGCTCTACAATATCAAGGAAGCCATTGTTTTGATGGAGAACGAACAGGAGAAGATGGAGTCGATCTCTTCGACGGCATTCGACATTTCCGAATCGCTTGACCTGAAGCTATCACTCTGTGATTTTGATCCGGAAGGTGATTTTGACAGCAAGAAGATTATCATAGAGCATTATGAGACACTGACGCATATTTTTGGGATGGATATTCATATAGAACAGAAGATCGCCAACCCGATAAGAGAGTTGGATCGAATGATTGATGTGATGCAGATCGTCGCTTTTGAAAAAGAATTGAATACGTATCATTTCATGCGACTGATCTCAACCCGGGTAAGGGACTTCCTCCTCACGACAAGAAAACACCCAAAACTGCTGGTACCTTTCGCTCTAAGCGAGGGCCAATAG
- the aroB gene encoding 3-dehydroquinate synthase, which produces MIVPIELSNTKNITYDIIIDALPQLTFNTKVAVITNPTVAGYHLQTLLAHIKAPQLEVITVPDGEEYKTLETVETILNELFEHKFDRKSLLIAFGGGVIGDMTGFTASLYQRGIDFIQIPTTLLSQVDASVGGKTGVNNQYGKNLIGAFYQPKAVYIDPSFLKTLPAREFAAGVAEIVKMAVMFDKDYFEFLTTADLTEEKVLKETIRRSVELKAWVVNQDEKEAGIRAVLNYGHTFGHVVENETCYTTYLHGEAVAIGMVMANALAVELGLLSESEAERIKALLEKASLPTRYKIKDVDDFYEHFFLDKKSANNSIKFILPQGIGGHKIVSDVDETVVKNVLKKFGDEA; this is translated from the coding sequence ATGATCGTTCCTATTGAATTGTCCAATACAAAAAATATTACCTATGATATCATTATCGATGCACTCCCACAACTGACCTTCAATACCAAGGTTGCGGTGATAACAAACCCTACTGTAGCTGGGTATCACCTTCAGACACTCCTTGCCCATATCAAAGCACCGCAGCTTGAAGTAATTACTGTACCCGACGGAGAAGAATACAAGACACTTGAGACAGTAGAGACGATCCTTAACGAGCTTTTTGAACATAAATTCGACAGAAAATCACTTTTGATCGCATTTGGTGGTGGGGTCATCGGTGATATGACAGGATTTACCGCAAGTCTTTACCAGCGCGGGATCGATTTCATACAAATACCTACGACACTGCTTTCGCAGGTCGATGCCAGTGTCGGGGGTAAGACTGGAGTAAACAACCAATACGGCAAAAATCTCATCGGTGCGTTCTACCAGCCTAAAGCGGTCTATATTGATCCATCATTTCTAAAAACACTGCCTGCAAGAGAGTTTGCTGCCGGTGTTGCAGAGATCGTAAAGATGGCGGTAATGTTCGACAAGGACTATTTTGAATTTCTTACGACTGCCGACCTGACAGAGGAAAAGGTACTCAAGGAGACCATACGAAGAAGCGTCGAACTCAAAGCCTGGGTGGTCAATCAGGACGAGAAGGAAGCAGGGATACGTGCCGTGCTTAACTACGGGCATACCTTTGGCCATGTGGTCGAGAATGAGACCTGCTATACCACTTATCTGCACGGTGAAGCCGTTGCTATCGGCATGGTCATGGCGAATGCACTAGCTGTGGAACTTGGACTGTTGAGTGAATCGGAAGCAGAGCGTATTAAGGCTTTACTGGAAAAAGCGTCTTTGCCAACGCGTTACAAGATCAAAGATGTAGATGACTTCTATGAGCACTTCTTTCTGGACAAGAAGAGTGCGAACAACAGTATAAAATTTATTCTTCCCCAGGGGATAGGCGGACACAAAATCGTAAGTGATGTTGATGAGACGGTAGTGAAAAATGTTCTAAAAAAGTTTGGAGATGAGGCATGA
- a CDS encoding mechanosensitive ion channel domain-containing protein, translating into MMHKRLSGLLLLCGTLLFAEPVTAPVVPHKVQENNQSIVQKQALLKEEQRKASRINDLVREKQALDKELLENNIWSKIYSNYHTYVELKKQKEHLDEQISILDNKYKRTEEEEKAFEILKSKRSIINGKLQLLKEYESDPFKKFLQPPEITDVPTVGNPLAIISAISYIKKLKTDETEYESRYESIKNVMEKLKERELILKKILQYDTNNTKYKKELLDTQDKIKTFTPVVEIFKTTQNVYTKKIDELTLNLRADIKREMEKATSIGMVILFFILFTLLIKYLVRRYMSDNDRFYTINKALNLTFVTLMLLTLLFAYIENVNYIVTILGFASAGIAIAMKDWFMSIMGWFVIIIGGAIHVGDRVKFVREGVEYVGDVVDISLLRMTIQEDITLTTYMHNRRAGRIIFVPNNFIFTDMVANYSHAGLKTVWDGIDFMITFDSNVSKASSIAKEITKKYAKGYTEITRKQLNKLRSQYSMKNTNVEPRIYTFIEPYGIKISAWYHTNAYATLTLRSTISMEIIERLQAEDDIFLAFPTQSIYIDKDVRKPLPPEEIQNDGDTLA; encoded by the coding sequence ATGATGCATAAACGTCTCTCTGGATTACTGCTGCTGTGCGGTACACTTCTTTTTGCAGAGCCGGTTACGGCACCTGTCGTACCTCATAAAGTTCAGGAGAACAACCAGAGCATTGTACAGAAACAGGCACTACTAAAAGAAGAACAGAGGAAGGCCAGCCGTATCAATGATCTGGTCCGGGAGAAGCAGGCGCTTGACAAAGAACTGCTTGAGAACAATATCTGGTCGAAGATATACAGCAACTATCATACCTATGTGGAATTGAAAAAACAAAAAGAGCATCTGGATGAGCAGATAAGCATTCTTGATAACAAGTACAAACGAACGGAAGAGGAAGAGAAGGCTTTTGAAATACTCAAGAGCAAACGCTCCATTATCAACGGGAAGCTGCAGCTGCTGAAAGAGTATGAGAGCGACCCTTTCAAAAAATTCCTGCAACCGCCGGAGATCACCGATGTGCCAACCGTCGGAAATCCTTTGGCGATCATCTCGGCCATTTCTTACATCAAGAAACTCAAAACGGATGAAACAGAGTACGAGAGCCGATACGAGTCTATTAAAAATGTCATGGAGAAACTCAAAGAGAGGGAGTTGATTCTCAAAAAGATACTCCAGTACGATACGAACAACACCAAATACAAAAAGGAACTTTTAGATACCCAGGACAAGATCAAAACATTCACGCCGGTCGTGGAGATATTCAAGACCACGCAGAATGTATATACCAAAAAGATCGATGAACTGACACTCAATCTTCGTGCAGATATCAAAAGAGAGATGGAGAAGGCCACCAGCATAGGTATGGTCATCCTCTTTTTCATTCTTTTTACCCTGCTGATCAAATATCTTGTACGCCGCTACATGTCGGACAATGACCGTTTTTATACCATAAATAAAGCATTGAACCTCACTTTTGTAACCCTGATGCTGCTGACACTGCTTTTTGCCTATATCGAGAATGTGAACTATATCGTAACCATTCTGGGGTTTGCCTCTGCAGGTATCGCCATTGCCATGAAGGACTGGTTCATGTCCATTATGGGCTGGTTCGTCATTATCATCGGCGGTGCTATTCATGTTGGAGACAGAGTGAAATTCGTACGTGAAGGTGTAGAATATGTGGGAGATGTCGTCGATATCTCTTTGCTACGTATGACCATTCAAGAAGACATTACCTTAACGACCTATATGCACAACAGAAGAGCAGGTCGGATCATATTTGTACCCAATAATTTTATTTTTACCGATATGGTCGCCAACTATTCGCATGCAGGCCTGAAAACTGTATGGGACGGCATCGATTTTATGATCACCTTCGATTCCAATGTTTCCAAAGCCTCTTCCATCGCAAAAGAGATCACCAAAAAATATGCCAAAGGATATACTGAGATCACCAGAAAACAGCTGAATAAGCTGAGAAGCCAGTACAGTATGAAAAATACCAATGTCGAGCCACGCATCTATACCTTCATAGAGCCGTACGGTATCAAGATCTCCGCCTGGTACCATACCAATGCCTATGCAACACTGACACTGAGAAGTACGATCTCCATGGAGATCATAGAGCGACTGCAGGCGGAAGATGACATTTTCCTCGCCTTCCCGACACAGTCTATCTATATTGACAAGGATGTACGTAAGCCTCTGCCTCCGGAAGAGATACAGAATGATGGGGATACACTGGCATGA
- the mtaB gene encoding tRNA (N(6)-L-threonylcarbamoyladenosine(37)-C(2))-methylthiotransferase MtaB, giving the protein MSNKKVFFKTFGCRTNQFDTQVMMSKLKEFELTQDDTQSDIIVVNSCTVTNGADSSVRNYISSIQRKNPDARVILAGCGSHSKGEALFEDEKVFGVMGHSEKENINEILKKEKRFYEIGDLEHIDSTIVEEFVGKSRAFIKIQEGCDFRCSYCIIPAVRGDARSHREETILEQIRKLAANGFGEFILTGTNVGSYGQDHDTSMAKLLKKMSMIRGVRRIRIGSLEPIQIDEEFMELLDEPWMAKHLHIALQHTSDKMLEIMNRRNRFATDLELFHKIAQKGYALGTDYIVGHPGEDEKEWQEAIARVKELPLTHVHAFSYSKRDNTASAVMKPEIRGNIAKERHRELTELVKAKNYLFRREHQTNLEVLLESGRNGIYSGFDQYFNRVEVESAEDLSANWVLLNEVEVSSESNKAKL; this is encoded by the coding sequence ATGAGCAATAAAAAAGTCTTTTTCAAAACCTTCGGATGTCGTACCAACCAGTTCGATACCCAGGTCATGATGTCAAAACTCAAGGAGTTCGAACTTACCCAGGACGATACGCAAAGTGATATCATCGTAGTGAACTCCTGTACCGTTACGAATGGTGCGGACTCTTCCGTACGGAACTATATCTCCTCCATACAGCGGAAGAACCCTGATGCCAGGGTCATTCTGGCAGGCTGCGGTTCCCACTCAAAAGGGGAAGCACTTTTCGAGGATGAGAAGGTCTTTGGTGTCATGGGACACTCTGAGAAAGAGAATATCAACGAGATCCTCAAAAAAGAGAAACGTTTCTACGAGATCGGTGACCTGGAGCATATCGACTCTACCATTGTTGAAGAGTTCGTCGGAAAGAGCAGGGCGTTCATCAAGATACAGGAGGGGTGTGACTTCAGATGTTCTTACTGTATCATTCCTGCAGTGCGGGGAGATGCACGCTCCCACAGGGAAGAGACCATCCTTGAGCAGATCAGGAAGCTGGCTGCCAACGGTTTTGGAGAGTTCATACTCACAGGGACCAATGTCGGCTCCTACGGTCAGGACCACGACACTTCCATGGCCAAACTCCTTAAAAAGATGAGCATGATACGCGGCGTACGACGCATCCGTATCGGAAGCCTTGAACCCATCCAGATCGATGAAGAGTTCATGGAACTGCTCGATGAACCCTGGATGGCAAAGCATTTGCACATCGCCCTGCAGCATACCTCGGACAAAATGCTTGAGATCATGAACCGCCGTAACCGTTTTGCAACGGATTTGGAGCTTTTCCATAAGATCGCCCAGAAAGGCTACGCTTTGGGGACAGACTACATTGTGGGGCATCCCGGGGAAGATGAAAAGGAGTGGCAGGAGGCTATTGCACGTGTCAAAGAACTTCCTTTGACTCATGTGCATGCCTTCTCCTACTCCAAGCGGGACAATACGGCATCTGCAGTGATGAAACCTGAAATACGCGGCAACATTGCCAAAGAGCGTCACCGTGAGCTCACGGAGCTGGTCAAAGCAAAGAACTATCTGTTCAGACGTGAACATCAGACAAACCTCGAAGTGTTACTTGAGAGCGGCAGAAACGGCATATACAGCGGCTTTGATCAGTACTTCAATCGTGTGGAGGTGGAAAGTGCAGAGGACCTCAGTGCAAACTGGGTACTCTTGAACGAGGTGGAGGTAAGCAGTGAAAGCAACAAAGCGAAACTTTAA
- a CDS encoding AAA family ATPase, whose translation MKATKRNFKARFLDKKNLKIILSLTGVVILLLAYTALRNTDTLITHKQANALYSKDKIKRLVVDGKYIRLITDEGSYKIYKDAINTAAFFSKYPVEVKEDKAYLYDLLLILILLGSIGYLFRMMKVSRLQQIQQIRGAREENTELYEPVQALKSNVTFKDVAGIKDVKEELEEIIDFLREPMKYRDMDIRLPKGVLLVGPPGVGKTLISKAVAGEAGVPFFYQSGASFVHIYVGMGAKRVSELFKKAKQMAPSIIFIDEIDAVGKSRGEFRNDEREATLNQLLTEMDGFEESSGVIVIGATNKIDVLDEALLRAGRFDRRIHISLPDLEERMRTLELYLANKPNSVDIENVARMTVGFNSAALDTLTNEAAIYAMREGRKVVENSDFEAVKEKVLLGKRKILSFTEEERKIQAVYQGAKAVVATWLDVEFEKIGIVTTRLTVQEHEILSRSKLINRVKVYLAGSIATKLHYKEQFSNAGTDIRLAKELLNKVIYEYWMSEDFIVTPRQEEELMRQTVSEVTALLGMLEEPLSDVSAYLLKHENITQEACQEILRGIF comes from the coding sequence GTGAAAGCAACAAAGCGAAACTTTAAAGCCAGGTTTTTAGACAAAAAGAACCTGAAGATCATTCTTTCACTTACAGGGGTGGTCATACTCCTGCTCGCCTATACCGCACTGCGCAATACCGACACACTGATCACCCACAAACAGGCAAATGCACTCTACAGCAAGGACAAGATCAAAAGATTGGTGGTAGACGGTAAATACATCCGTCTTATCACCGATGAAGGAAGTTACAAGATCTATAAGGATGCCATCAATACCGCTGCATTTTTCAGTAAATATCCTGTAGAGGTGAAAGAGGACAAGGCTTATCTTTACGACCTTCTACTCATCCTCATACTCCTTGGTTCCATCGGCTATCTTTTCAGAATGATGAAAGTGAGCCGTTTGCAGCAGATCCAACAGATACGCGGAGCAAGAGAAGAGAATACGGAACTCTATGAGCCGGTGCAGGCACTCAAATCCAACGTGACCTTCAAGGATGTTGCAGGGATCAAGGATGTTAAAGAGGAGCTTGAAGAGATCATCGATTTCCTCCGTGAACCCATGAAATACCGTGACATGGATATACGTCTGCCCAAAGGTGTACTGCTTGTCGGACCTCCCGGGGTGGGTAAGACGCTCATTTCCAAGGCTGTCGCGGGTGAAGCGGGTGTGCCGTTCTTTTACCAGAGCGGTGCCTCTTTTGTCCATATCTATGTGGGAATGGGTGCGAAACGTGTCAGTGAACTTTTCAAAAAAGCCAAGCAGATGGCACCGAGTATCATCTTCATCGATGAAATAGACGCCGTGGGAAAAAGCAGGGGAGAGTTCAGAAATGACGAACGTGAAGCGACGCTCAACCAGCTTTTGACTGAAATGGACGGCTTTGAGGAGAGTTCCGGTGTCATCGTCATCGGTGCAACTAACAAGATCGATGTGCTGGATGAAGCCTTGCTCCGGGCAGGGCGTTTTGACAGACGTATTCATATCTCGCTGCCGGACCTTGAAGAGAGAATGAGAACGCTTGAACTCTACCTTGCAAACAAGCCAAACAGTGTGGACATAGAGAATGTGGCACGTATGACTGTCGGTTTCAATTCGGCCGCGCTTGATACCCTGACGAATGAAGCAGCGATCTATGCCATGAGAGAGGGGCGAAAGGTCGTTGAGAACAGTGACTTCGAAGCGGTCAAGGAGAAAGTACTCTTGGGCAAACGCAAGATACTCAGTTTCACTGAAGAGGAGCGCAAGATACAGGCTGTCTATCAGGGGGCCAAAGCGGTCGTTGCCACCTGGCTGGATGTGGAGTTCGAGAAGATCGGGATCGTCACTACCAGGCTGACTGTTCAGGAACACGAGATACTTTCACGCTCCAAACTGATCAACCGTGTCAAAGTCTATCTTGCGGGCAGCATTGCGACAAAGCTTCACTACAAAGAACAGTTCAGCAATGCCGGCACTGACATAAGACTGGCCAAGGAGTTGCTCAACAAAGTGATCTATGAGTATTGGATGAGCGAAGACTTCATCGTCACTCCACGTCAGGAAGAAGAACTGATGAGGCAAACGGTTTCGGAAGTGACTGCTCTACTCGGTATGCTGGAGGAGCCTCTTTCCGATGTCTCGGCGTATCTTTTGAAGCATGAGAATATTACCCAGGAAGCGTGTCAGGAAATACTTCGGGGGATCTTTTAG